A genomic window from Maylandia zebra isolate NMK-2024a linkage group LG20, Mzebra_GT3a, whole genome shotgun sequence includes:
- the pnpla1 gene encoding patatin-like phospholipase domain-containing protein 2: protein MTSGVSSYQYTEGPQSISFSGSGFLATYQLGVAQCFLHYAPWILHSAPSILGSSAGSLVAAAVVCEMNLITIRDEMIHFAKEVKSFTLGPLNPSIKLFHWLECILNKHLPPNAHQLANGRLAVTMTRLTDGEQILMSDFDSKEDVVQALLCSCFLPGYCGFVPPSFKGVFYLDGGLSGIQPIAPGSSSRTLTVCPFSGESDICPGDAPCWLDIVTHGVTLKGNLDNSFRFINAIYPTLENMEEAFHSGYKDAVHFLQSNGPLSVNQNITWLHLETMKDEEEKKKLENGTTELTSFIDNGTIQMSDSTTQEAAQYPPLHFDTVKNGMF from the exons ATGACCTCCGGAGTTTCCAGTTATCAGTACACTGAAGGTCCTCAGTCCATCTCCTTTTCTGGATCAGGGTTCCTGGCCACCTACCAGTTAGGCGTCGCCCAGTGCTTCCTACATTATGCACCCTGGATACTTCACTCCGCACCTAGCATCCTTGGCTCATCTGCTGGTTCTCTGGTAGCAGCTGCTGTGGTTTGTGAAATGAATCTAA TTACCATTCGGGATGAGATGATTCATTTTGCCAAGGAAGTGAAGTCTTTTACCCTTGGACCACTGAACCCCTCAATCAAGCTTTTTCACTGGCTGGAATGTATTTTAAACAAGCATCTTCCGCCTAATGCGCACCAACTGGCCAACGGTCGCCTTGCTGTTACCATGACCCGTCTGACGGATGGCGAGCAAATTCTCATGTCTGATTTTGACTCCAAAGAAGATGTAGTACAG GCACTGCTTTGTAGCTGTTTTTTGCCTGGTTACTGTGGTTTTGTACCTCCATCATTCAAAGGAGTA TTCTATTTGGATGGTGGCTTAAGCGGCATTCAGCCTATAGCGCCTGGATCCTCCAGTCGCACACTGACCGTGTGCCCATTTTCTGGAGAGAGTGACATCTGCCCTGGCGACGCACCATGTTGGCTGGACATTGTAACGCATGGTGTCACTTTAAAGGGCAATTTGGACAACAGCTTCAGGTTCATCAATGCCATTTACCCAACTTTGGAG AATATGGAGGAAGCCTTTCACAGTGGCTACAAAGATGCTGTTCATTTCCTTCAGAGTAATG GGCCACTTAGTGTTAATCAGAATATCACATGGCTTCATCTGGaaaccatgaaagatgaagaggagaagaagaagctggAAAACGGGACGACCGAGCTGACATCTTTTATAGACAACGGAACCATTCAGATGAGCGACTCGACCACACAGGAAGCTGCACAGTATCCTCCTCTCCATTTTGATACTGTGAAAAACGGCATGTTTTGA
- the LOC101486530 gene encoding uncharacterized protein LOC101486530 isoform X2, with product MSTVFRSAGPQAIETTDVNTYMSLTYIYQRHMLNSWPAPTLCEVQEHWPFLFTKRGLCTHFHTLTDIEVETRLSEALLTKGRRILNFFQSQRLQWNKEIEHLLRECDSAKLNHNQIATAAILLLMKYFQEKEDSIFILADAFSTKMSVEREMTLPITPRVIALGNNFMSASRWMISLEGKVFYEPEQMHDFASTLAVFFASYYVFNLEYQESASITLEMIQRFFVRINPDMGTKCPAKLGTSRKTGRVVKRKVTSICPRITTFLQRLSEFEWRTSN from the exons ATGTCAACTGTCTTCAGATCAGCAGGTCCTCAAGCAATTGAAACAACAGATGTAAATACTTATATGTCTTTGACTTATATTTACCAGAGGCACATGCTTAATTCTTGGCCTGCCCCCACCTTATGTGAGGTTCAAGAGCATTGGCCATTTCTTTTTACTAAAAGAGGCCTCTGCACTCACTTCCACACACTCACAGATATTGAGGTAGAGACACGTCTCAGTGAAGCCCTTCTTACGAAAGGAAGGAGAATTTTGAACTTCTTTCAAAGCCAGAGACTTCAGTGGAACAAGGAGATTGAACATCTGCTACGTGAGTGCGACAGTGCAAAGCTGAACCACAACCAGATCGCCACAGCAGCCATCCTCCTTCTGATGAAGTACTTCCAAGAAAAAGAGGACTCAATCTTCATCTTGGCTGAc gcTTTTTCCACCAAGATGTCTGTTGAGAGAGAGATGACCTTACCCATCACACCAAGGGTAATAGCGCTTG GGAATAATTTCATGTCTGCAAGCCGCTGGATGATCAGTTTGGAGGGCAAGGTATTTTATGAGCCTGAGCAGATGCATGACTTTGCCAGCACCCTTGCTGTCTTCTTTGCGTCATACTACGTTTTCAACCTTGAGTATCAGGAGTCAGCGTCCATCACACTGGAGATGATACAGAG gtTCTTTGTGAGGATCAATCCAGACATGGGAACAAAATGCCCTGCAAAACTTGGTACAAGCCGCAAGACAGGTCGTGTCGTAAAGAGGAAAGTTACAAGCATCTGCCCTCGGATCACCACCTTCCTCCAGCGGCTCTCTGAGTTTGAATGGAGGACTTCCAACTAG
- the LOC101486530 gene encoding uncharacterized protein LOC101486530 isoform X1, which translates to MDSGSLHHEINLALPDLHEETKRAVIEHLTDIIGVRNREDLLFVEPDDIKPFLTPIQSRRLVQVFRKVESGSSNNPKEPETTCSTTVQMPLQGNSLCSAQASGQLPSTQPNVSNTSWISNFSVPWEKMPTRLSQALATGGMAHPEDRRIMIRTVVEGMRVHCPNPNRAACGEVARAIVSKYPATFADKTAEGEQLGCGYYSLLKQLKTRVEHVNRDNVSSRIRQPRKRSTRENNEGDVAIKRGRSELDSYGCINWQPTTLPEGETSETLETKRQTMSTVFRSAGPQAIETTDVNTYMSLTYIYQRHMLNSWPAPTLCEVQEHWPFLFTKRGLCTHFHTLTDIEVETRLSEALLTKGRRILNFFQSQRLQWNKEIEHLLRECDSAKLNHNQIATAAILLLMKYFQEKEDSIFILADAFSTKMSVEREMTLPITPRVIALGNNFMSASRWMISLEGKVFYEPEQMHDFASTLAVFFASYYVFNLEYQESASITLEMIQRFFVRINPDMGTKCPAKLGTSRKTGRVVKRKVTSICPRITTFLQRLSEFEWRTSN; encoded by the exons ATGGACAGTGGCAGCCTACATCATGAAATTAACCTGGCATTACCTGACCTGCATGAAGAGACAAAGAGGGCAGTTATTGAGCACCTGACAGACATTATTGGTGTTAGAAACAGAGAAGATCTCCTGTTTGTTGAGCCTGATGATATCAAGCCTTTCTTGACACCAATTCAAAGTCGAAGACTTGTTCAAGTATTCAGAAAAG TGGAGTCTGGCTCTTCAAACAACCCAAAGGAACCTGAAACCACCTGCTCAACAACTGTGCAAATGCCACTACAGGGTAATTCACTCTGTTCTGCACAAGCATCAGGTCAACTCCCTTCCACACAACCAAATGTAAGCAACACCTCCTGGATCAGCAATTTTTCAGTTCCCTGGGAGAAGATGCCAACAAGACTTTCACAGGCCTTGGCAACTGGTGGAATGGCTCACCCAGAAGACAGGAGAATAATGATTAGGACTGTTGTAGAAGGAATGCGAGTACACTGCCCCAACCCTAACAGAGCTGCTTGTGGGGAGGTAGCTAGAGCTATTGTATCTAAGTATCCCGCTACCTTTGCAGATAAGACTGCAGAAGGTGAGCAATTAGGCTGTGGTTATTATTCCCTACTCAAACAGCTTAAAACAAGAGTTGAACATGTAAATAGAGACAATGTCAGCAGCAGAATCCGGCAGCCAAGGAAAAGGTCTACCAGGGAAAACAATGAGGGTGATGTTGCCATCAAAAGGGGGAGATCTGAACTTGATAGCTATGGTTGCATCAACTGGCAACCCACAACCCTACCAGAAGGAGAAACGAGTGAAACTTTGGAGACAAAAAGACAGACTATGTCAACTGTCTTCAGATCAGCAGGTCCTCAAGCAATTGAAACAACAGATGTAAATACTTATATGTCTTTGACTTATATTTACCAGAGGCACATGCTTAATTCTTGGCCTGCCCCCACCTTATGTGAGGTTCAAGAGCATTGGCCATTTCTTTTTACTAAAAGAGGCCTCTGCACTCACTTCCACACACTCACAGATATTGAGGTAGAGACACGTCTCAGTGAAGCCCTTCTTACGAAAGGAAGGAGAATTTTGAACTTCTTTCAAAGCCAGAGACTTCAGTGGAACAAGGAGATTGAACATCTGCTACGTGAGTGCGACAGTGCAAAGCTGAACCACAACCAGATCGCCACAGCAGCCATCCTCCTTCTGATGAAGTACTTCCAAGAAAAAGAGGACTCAATCTTCATCTTGGCTGAc gcTTTTTCCACCAAGATGTCTGTTGAGAGAGAGATGACCTTACCCATCACACCAAGGGTAATAGCGCTTG GGAATAATTTCATGTCTGCAAGCCGCTGGATGATCAGTTTGGAGGGCAAGGTATTTTATGAGCCTGAGCAGATGCATGACTTTGCCAGCACCCTTGCTGTCTTCTTTGCGTCATACTACGTTTTCAACCTTGAGTATCAGGAGTCAGCGTCCATCACACTGGAGATGATACAGAG gtTCTTTGTGAGGATCAATCCAGACATGGGAACAAAATGCCCTGCAAAACTTGGTACAAGCCGCAAGACAGGTCGTGTCGTAAAGAGGAAAGTTACAAGCATCTGCCCTCGGATCACCACCTTCCTCCAGCGGCTCTCTGAGTTTGAATGGAGGACTTCCAACTAG